The following proteins are encoded in a genomic region of Coffea eugenioides isolate CCC68of chromosome 6, Ceug_1.0, whole genome shotgun sequence:
- the LOC113776522 gene encoding FT-interacting protein 7 gives MGTVRKLIVEVVDARNLPPKDGHGTCSPYVILDFYGQRKKTRTVIRDLNPAWNETLEFNVGKPSDVLGDMLELEMYHDRKVGPTTRNNFLGRLKLSSRQFVRKGEEALIYYPLEKKTLFSWIQGEIGLKIYFADEVIPPPGPPALPTPPPEEAKPEQTPQTPAAAEEASPEAAAAPASDSPPPPPEATEPVCEKPDAASETNPEPSKVPASDGEKPATEQPPVPPAEAAPPPETVSVSSDVADHEKQEVAPDLPAQEGTDPVDLSPQQPVQLDNGLDHMMASVASGSMPEAKINNVNGPQPISRVSSVSSFLSDASDRSTIERSSFDLVEKMHYLFVRVVKARSLPTMGRPVVKIVVSGCHIISKPARKTTLFEWDQTFAFSRDAADCSSILEISVWDPIHAMSGGGSADVAGHNFLGGICFDVSEIPLRDPPDSPLAPQWYRLEGGGAHKGDLMLATWVGTQADESFPEAWKTDTAGNPNSKSKVYQSPKLWYLRSTIIEAQDIFPLMSSKESSFQVKVQLGFQVQKTKSSVPSNGSPSWNEDLVFVAAEPFTEHPLMFSLIENRQPKEQVMLGVASIPLASIERRVDDRNVVSRWLTLEDPIEAKRVYKGRVHLKLCFDGGYHVMDEAAHVCSDYRPTARQLWKPPIGTVELGVIGCRNLLPMKTIKGKGSTDAYAVAKYGSKWVRTRTISDSLDPKWNEQYTWRVYDPSTVLTIGVFDSWEVLESDGSKESMRPDFRIGKVRIRISTLGTGKVYRNTFPLFLLSNNSGLKKMGEIELAVRFARATPTLDFLHVYSQPLLPMMHHMKPLGMVQQEVLRTTAVKIVAAHLSRSEPPLRREVVTYMLDADSHAFSMRKVRANWFRIINVIAGVIDVVKWLDDTRSWKNPTATILVHALLVMLVWFPDLIVPTFAFYIFVVGAWNYRVRSRDTLPHFDPKLSLAESIDRDEVDEEFDVMPCARANEVVRARYDKLRMLGARVQTVLGDFATQGERLQALVTWRDPRATGIFIGLCFGVSFILCLVPSKMIAMAFGFYYLRHPIFRDRMPSPALNFFRRLPSLSDRML, from the coding sequence ATGGGCACGGTTAGGAAACTCATTGTTGAGGTGGTCGATGCACGTAACCTTCCACCAAAAGACGGTCACGGGACGTGCAGTCCTTACGTGATTCTTGATTTTTATGGTCAGAGAAAGAAGACAAGGACAGTGATCCGGGACTTGAATCCAGCATGGAACGAAACTCTCGAGTTCAACGTTGGCAAACCATCCGATGTTTTAGGTGACATGCTTGAACTGGAGATGTATCACGATCGAAAAGTCGGACCTACCACCAGGAATAATTTCTTGGGTAGATTAAAGTTAAGCTCAAGGCAGTTCGTCAGGAAAGGTGAGGAGGCGTTGATTTATTATCCGCTGGAGAAGAAGACTTTGTTTAGTTGGATTCAAGGTGAGATTGGGCTGAAGATTTATTTTGCCGATGAAGTTATACCCCCACCTGGACCACCAGCCTTACCAACTCCACCACCGGAGGAGGCCAAGCCCGAGCAAACTCCACAAACACCGGCAGCCGCAGAAGAAGCTTCACCCGAGGCAGCAGCTGCACCTGCTTCTGATTCACcaccacctccccctgaggcaaCTGAACCGGTGTGTGAAAAGCCCGATGCGGCATCGGAGACTAACCCAGAGCCCTCTAAGGTGCCAGCATCTGACGGTGAAAAGCCCGCTACAGAACAGCCTCCAGTGCCACCTGCCGAAGCCGCACCACCACCGGAAACTGTTAGTGTGAGTTCGGACGTTGCTGACCACGAAAAGCAAGAAGTGGCCCCTGATTTACCCGCCCAAGAAGGGACGGATCCTGTGGACCTGAGTCCTCAGCAACCAGTACAACTTGATAATGGCCTTGATCACATGATGGCATCGGTAGCCTCAGGATCCATGCCTGAAGCCAAAATAAACAATGTCAACGGTCCTCAACCAATCAGCCGTGTTTCATCAGTCAGTAGTTTCTTGTCTGATGCATCTGATAGATCTACAATCGAACGGTCCTCGTTTGATCTTGTAGAGAAAATGCATTATCTCTTCGTCAGAGTAGTCAAAGCTAGATCTCTTCCGACCATGGGAAGGCCGGTCGTGAAGATTGTTGTTTCCGGCTGCCATATCATCTCAAAACCAGCCCGGAAAACCACTTTGTTCGAGTGGGACCAGACATTTGCTTTCAGTCGGGACGCAGCAGATTGTTCCTCCATCCTGGAGATCTCTGTGTGGGACCCAATACACGCCATGTCAGGAGGCGGCTCGGCTGACGTGGCGGGGCATAACTTCCTAGGTGGGATTTGCTTTGACGTGAGTGAGATCCCACTGCGGGACCCACCCGACAGTCCGTTAGCCCCACAATGGTACAGGTTGGAAGGAGGCGGAGCCCACAAGGGGGACCTCATGCTTGCCACGTGGGTTGGCACACAAGCTGACGAGTCGTTTCCTGAGGCGTGGAAGACCGACACCGCAGGTAATCCTAATTCCAAGTCAAAAGTCTACCAGTCCCCCAAGCTGTGGTATTTGAGATCAACAATCATAGAAGCACAAGACATTTTTCCGTTAATGTCGTCAAAAGAGTCATCATTTCAAGTTAAAGTCCAACTGGGGTTTCAAGTCCAGAAAACGAAATCATCTGTCCCCAGTAACGGATCTCCGTCATGGAACGAAGATTTGGTATTTGTAGCAGCTGAACCGTTCACGGAGCACCCTCTGATGTTTTCCCTGATAGAAAACCGGCAACCTAAGGAGCAAGTCATGCTAGGCGTCGCTAGCATACCGCTCGCGTCCATAGAGCGACGTGTTGATGATCGCAATGTGGTTTCCAGATGGCTCACACTTGAAGACCCGATAGAAGCAAAAAGGGTTTACAAAGGCAGAGTCCACTTGAAGCTGTGTTTTGATGGTGGGTATCACGTGATGGACGAAGCCGCTCACGTGTGCAGTGACTATCGTCCAACCGCCAGGCAGCTTTGGAAGCCCCCTATTGGAACTGTTGAATTAGGAGTCATTGGGTGCAGAAATCTACTCCCTATGAAGACGATCAAGGGCAAGGGGTCTACAGATGCCTATGCGGTGGCGAAATATGGCAGCAAATGGGTGCGGACACGTACCATATCTGATAGTCTAGACCCCAAGTGGAATGAGCAGTATACATGGAGAGTCTATGATCCGTCAACTGTGTTGACTATCGGAGTATTTGACAGCTGGGAAGTACTAGAATCCGATGGCTCCAAAGAGTCGATGCGGCCGGATTTTCGTATAGGGAAAGTTCGCATTCGTATATCTACCTTGGGCACGGGCAAGGTGTACAGGAACACATTTCCTCTGTTTCTGTTGTCTAATAATTCGGGCCTGAAGAAGATGGGCGAGATTGAATTGGCGGTTAGGTTTGCACGTGCAACGCCCACGCTGGATTTCTTACACGTGTACTCTCAGCCATTGTTGCCGATGATGCACCACATGAAGCCACTCGGCATGGTCCAGCAGGAGGTGCTGAGGACGACGGCGGTGAAGATAGTGGCTGCACACTTATCCCGGTCGGAGCCACCGCTTCGGCGAGAAGTGGTGACCTACATGCTGGATGCAGACTCACATGCATTCAGCATGCGAAAGGTGCGCGCAAACTGGTTTAGGATCATCAACGTGATTGCGGGAGTGATTGACGTGGTGAAATGGCTGGACGACACGCGTTCCTGGAAGAATCCGACGGCCACCATTCTCGTACATGCGTTGTTGGTGATGCTGGTGTGGTTTCCGGACTTGATCGTCCCAACATTTGCATTCTACATTTTCGTGGTGGGTGCATGGAACTATAGAGTTCGATCGCGCGATACGCTCCCCCATTTTGATCCAAAGCTCTCGCTGGCGGAGTCCATCGATCGCGACGAAGTGGACGAGGAGTTCGATGTGATGCCGTGCGCGAGGGCGAATGAGGTGGTGCGGGCCAGGTACGACAAGCTGCGGATGCTGGGGGCACGTGTCCAGACGGTACTGGGTGATTTTGCCACGCAAGGGGAGCGACTGCAAGCTCTGGTGACGTGGCGGGACCCACGTGCCACGGGGATCTTCATCGGGCTGTGCTTCGGGGTGTCGTTCATACTGTGTTTGGTGCCATCAAAAATGATAGCGATGGCCTTCGGGTTTTATTACCTGCGGCATCCGATATTCAGGGACAGAATGCCTTCCCCAGCTTTGAACTTCTTCAGAAGGCTGCCTTCGCTGTCTGATCGCATGCTGTAG